A genomic region of Fundidesulfovibrio terrae contains the following coding sequences:
- a CDS encoding 2-amino-3,7-dideoxy-D-threo-hept-6-ulosonate synthase, protein MLIGKAVRLERIFNRNNNRTIIVPMDHGVTVGPIDGLIDMRETINQVAEGGANAVLMHKGLVRCSHRKRGRDVGLIIHLSASTTISPFPNAKTLVGTVEDALKLGADGVSLHINLGDETERHMLEDFGHVTSTANEWGVPVLAMVYARGPKVKNEYDPDVVAHCARVGLELGADVVKVPYTGDIETFAKVCDACCIPVVIAGGPKLSNVRDLITMAHDSVQAGGSGLSIGRNIFQFAQPSRLVQALHGVVHLNWEVEQAMELLKD, encoded by the coding sequence ATGCTCATCGGAAAAGCCGTCAGACTCGAACGCATCTTCAACCGCAACAACAACCGCACCATCATCGTGCCCATGGACCACGGCGTGACGGTGGGCCCCATCGACGGCCTCATCGACATGCGCGAGACCATCAATCAGGTGGCCGAGGGCGGGGCCAACGCGGTGCTCATGCACAAAGGCCTGGTGCGCTGCTCCCACCGCAAGCGCGGCCGCGACGTGGGCCTGATCATCCATCTCTCCGCCTCCACCACCATCTCGCCCTTCCCCAACGCCAAGACCCTCGTGGGCACCGTTGAAGACGCCCTGAAGCTCGGCGCCGACGGCGTGTCCCTTCACATCAACCTGGGCGACGAAACCGAGCGCCACATGCTGGAAGACTTCGGCCACGTCACCTCCACGGCCAACGAATGGGGCGTTCCGGTGCTGGCCATGGTCTACGCGCGCGGCCCCAAGGTGAAGAACGAATACGACCCCGACGTGGTGGCCCACTGCGCCCGCGTGGGCCTGGAACTGGGAGCGGACGTGGTCAAGGTGCCCTACACCGGCGACATCGAAACCTTCGCCAAGGTCTGCGACGCCTGCTGCATCCCGGTGGTCATCGCGGGCGGCCCCAAGCTCTCCAACGTGCGCGACCTCATCACCATGGCCCACGACTCCGTCCAGGCGGGCGGCTCCGGCCTGTCCATCGGACGCAACATCTTCCAGTTCGCCCAGCCCTCCCGCCTGGTGCAGGCCCTGCACGGCGTGGTGCATCTCAACTGGGAAGTGGAACAGGCCATGGAACTGCTCAAGGACTAG
- a CDS encoding ATP-binding protein, whose product MGRIDAAQASVLRLFFAVLIPFAAFAVQWTFWAAIKPYVWFLFFPAVFFSSWVGGLRGGLAATAVSALLVLYFFIPSEHSFVPSDPVSYISIAIFLGLGVLFSISHERLRLANKRASDALEATRRGNTRLQEANDKITQLYQRTRELDELKTQLYANISHELRTPLTLILGPLEKMLEAPDLPARLTRDLDVMQRNARLLYRHVTDLLDVAKLEAGRMSMRYAELDLASLTRLTASLFESHTMNTRVSFTLELPRTLTAQVDSEKVQRILVNLLSNAFKFIPPDGKVELSLAREDGHAVFRVRDNGPGVPEAMRASVFERFRQLDGGPGRKRGGTGLGLAIVKEFAELHGGSADVAPAEGGGALFTVRLPLAAPAGAVVDARPVYLDSKLAQEAPGSAEAADAAPRDGLGSLEPGAGRDGLVLVVEDNPDMNGFITRTLASSWRVISAFDGRDGLEKALRYRPDLIVSDVMMPVLTGEGMVRELRRRPEMVDVPIIMLTAKADEALRLSLLKEGVQDYITKPFSSEVLLARVDGCMKERRRHAAELTETRKRFQATFELAAVGMAQVSVEGRWILVNQKLCDIVGYSREEMFGMTFQDITHPDDLASDLDMVGKVISGEIKTYSREKRYIRKDKSSVWTNLTVALVRDASGAPGYFISVIEDIQARKDAQEAVNDSLREKDVLLKEIHHRVKNNLQIITSLISLQCAGISNPGELERAERLEWRIRSMALIHEQLYGAADNFASIDMAEYIENLAGKLAASFSGRNGKVRLHINAAPTLLGIDKAVPCGLLVNELITNAFKHAFDASRGGNLNISLHKNGSEAQLTISDDGPGFPEGFDIRDSPSLGAQLVSELARQLGGTLRTDNAPGAEIEVRFPLGKARRESML is encoded by the coding sequence GTGGGACGAATCGATGCAGCACAGGCTTCCGTCTTGCGACTGTTTTTCGCGGTCCTGATTCCCTTCGCGGCCTTCGCGGTGCAATGGACGTTCTGGGCAGCCATCAAGCCGTACGTGTGGTTCCTGTTCTTTCCCGCCGTCTTCTTCAGTTCCTGGGTCGGTGGACTGCGGGGAGGCCTTGCGGCCACGGCGGTATCGGCCCTGCTGGTGCTGTATTTCTTCATCCCGTCGGAGCATTCGTTCGTTCCCTCCGATCCCGTAAGCTACATCTCCATCGCCATCTTCCTGGGCCTCGGCGTTCTCTTCAGCATCTCCCACGAACGGCTGCGCCTGGCCAACAAACGCGCTTCGGACGCCCTGGAGGCCACCAGGCGGGGCAACACCCGCCTGCAGGAGGCCAACGACAAGATCACCCAGCTTTACCAGCGCACCAGGGAACTCGACGAACTCAAGACGCAGTTGTACGCTAACATAAGCCATGAACTGCGCACCCCCCTGACCCTCATCCTGGGGCCCCTGGAGAAGATGCTCGAGGCCCCGGACCTCCCCGCGCGATTGACCCGCGACCTGGACGTCATGCAGCGCAACGCCCGCCTCCTCTACCGCCACGTCACCGACCTCCTGGACGTGGCCAAGCTCGAGGCCGGGCGCATGTCCATGCGCTACGCCGAGCTGGACCTGGCGTCCCTGACCCGGCTCACGGCGTCGCTTTTCGAATCGCACACCATGAACACTCGCGTGTCCTTCACCCTGGAGCTTCCCCGGACGCTCACAGCCCAGGTCGACTCGGAGAAGGTGCAGCGCATACTGGTCAACCTGCTGTCCAACGCCTTCAAGTTCATCCCTCCCGACGGCAAGGTGGAGCTCTCACTGGCCAGGGAGGACGGACACGCCGTCTTCCGGGTGCGCGACAACGGCCCCGGCGTTCCCGAGGCCATGCGCGCAAGCGTGTTCGAGCGGTTCAGGCAACTGGACGGCGGTCCTGGCCGAAAACGCGGCGGCACGGGGCTCGGATTGGCCATCGTCAAGGAATTCGCCGAGCTTCATGGCGGCTCGGCCGATGTCGCCCCGGCCGAGGGCGGCGGAGCCCTGTTCACCGTCAGGCTTCCCTTGGCCGCTCCGGCCGGTGCGGTGGTGGACGCACGCCCGGTCTACCTCGACAGCAAGCTCGCGCAAGAGGCGCCTGGGAGCGCCGAAGCAGCCGACGCCGCCCCGCGGGACGGCCTTGGCTCACTCGAGCCCGGCGCGGGGCGCGACGGGCTGGTGCTCGTGGTCGAGGACAACCCGGACATGAACGGGTTCATCACCCGGACGCTCGCCTCCAGTTGGAGGGTCATCAGCGCCTTCGACGGCCGGGACGGCCTGGAAAAGGCCCTGCGCTACCGTCCGGACCTGATCGTGAGCGACGTCATGATGCCCGTCCTCACCGGCGAAGGCATGGTTCGCGAGCTCAGGCGCCGCCCCGAGATGGTCGACGTGCCCATCATCATGCTCACAGCCAAGGCCGACGAAGCCCTGCGACTGTCCCTGCTCAAGGAAGGCGTGCAGGACTACATCACCAAACCGTTCTCCAGCGAAGTGCTGCTGGCGCGGGTGGACGGCTGCATGAAGGAGCGGCGCAGGCATGCGGCCGAACTGACGGAGACCCGGAAGCGGTTCCAGGCCACCTTCGAGCTGGCCGCCGTGGGCATGGCCCAGGTGAGCGTCGAAGGGCGCTGGATACTGGTCAACCAGAAGCTGTGCGACATCGTGGGGTACTCTCGGGAAGAAATGTTCGGGATGACCTTCCAGGACATCACGCACCCCGACGACCTGGCTTCCGACCTGGACATGGTGGGCAAGGTCATATCCGGAGAGATCAAGACCTACTCCCGGGAAAAACGCTACATCCGCAAGGACAAGAGTTCCGTCTGGACCAACCTCACCGTGGCCCTGGTGCGCGACGCCTCGGGAGCGCCGGGCTATTTCATTTCCGTGATCGAGGATATCCAGGCCCGCAAGGACGCGCAGGAGGCCGTCAACGATTCCCTGCGGGAAAAGGACGTGCTGCTCAAGGAAATCCACCACCGGGTCAAGAACAACCTCCAGATCATAACGAGCCTCATAAGCCTGCAGTGCGCTGGAATCTCCAATCCCGGCGAGCTCGAACGGGCCGAGCGGCTGGAGTGGCGCATCAGGTCCATGGCGCTCATCCACGAGCAGCTCTACGGCGCCGCCGACAACTTCGCCTCCATCGACATGGCGGAATACATCGAAAACCTAGCCGGAAAACTGGCTGCGTCGTTCTCCGGGCGCAACGGGAAAGTGCGGCTGCACATCAACGCCGCCCCCACCTTGCTCGGCATCGACAAGGCCGTGCCCTGCGGCCTGCTGGTGAACGAACTGATCACCAACGCCTTCAAGCACGCCTTCGACGCCAGCCGGGGAGGAAACCTGAACATCTCCCTGCACAAAAACGGCAGCGAGGCGCAGCTCACGATTAGCGACGACGGGCCGGGGTTTCCGGAAGGATTCGACATCCGGGATTCTCCCTCCCTCGGCGCCCAGCTGGTAAGCGAGCTGGCGCGCCAGTTGGGAGGAACGCTGCGGACGGACAACGCTCCGGGCGCGGAAATCGAGGTGCGCTTTCCCCTGGGGAAAGCGCGCCGCGAAAGCATGCTCTGA
- a CDS encoding MFS transporter produces MTSHPRQQRLFSFDFIALCLLIFFTYCNTTVFYSLDVYLGQLGIGQQWRGFLIGSSALATIASYLLGSARMTVRSAVPCACAGALVFLACGAGYLYARSPQELLALRLANGVGFYLLSASVMTQLVRIIPPERSGQAFGLYSVAILLPYSVVPAVFDALAGESGSLAHGYMVMSLFLVPALALILFMHVKRGRDQAEAVHSAPMNFRDMWANAARPPVALLLGIMTLYITTFSSVFFMAKGFFQARGFEHVGMFFTIQMLCMIVVRLLGNHLFDRVRKVGLIRASFALTAASCVLAALARDLPTVYASALVMGLGMGVGTPAMSSLVFSISEPRFKAVNSNLATMAQQLGGFFGPMLGAVAVHHFGYTGFLALGAASCVLALALCEVFARKRMDRRP; encoded by the coding sequence ATGACCTCGCACCCCCGGCAGCAGCGCCTGTTCTCGTTTGATTTCATCGCGCTGTGCCTGCTCATCTTCTTCACCTACTGCAACACCACCGTCTTCTACAGCCTGGACGTCTACCTGGGCCAGCTCGGCATCGGGCAGCAGTGGCGAGGATTTCTCATCGGCAGTTCGGCCCTGGCGACCATCGCCTCCTACCTGCTCGGGAGCGCCCGCATGACCGTGAGGAGCGCCGTGCCCTGCGCCTGCGCCGGAGCGCTCGTCTTCCTGGCCTGCGGCGCGGGATACCTCTACGCCCGCTCCCCCCAGGAGCTCCTGGCCCTGCGCCTGGCCAACGGGGTGGGATTCTACCTGCTCTCGGCCTCGGTCATGACCCAGCTGGTGCGCATCATCCCGCCCGAACGCAGCGGCCAGGCCTTCGGGCTCTATTCGGTGGCCATCCTGCTGCCCTATTCGGTGGTCCCGGCCGTGTTCGACGCCCTGGCGGGCGAGAGCGGCTCCCTGGCCCACGGCTACATGGTCATGTCCCTGTTCCTGGTCCCGGCCCTGGCGCTCATCCTCTTCATGCACGTGAAAAGGGGCAGGGACCAGGCGGAGGCCGTCCACTCCGCGCCCATGAACTTCCGCGACATGTGGGCCAACGCCGCCAGGCCCCCCGTTGCCCTGCTGCTTGGCATCATGACCCTCTACATCACCACCTTCTCGTCGGTGTTCTTCATGGCCAAGGGATTCTTCCAGGCGCGCGGCTTCGAGCACGTGGGCATGTTCTTCACCATCCAGATGCTGTGCATGATCGTGGTGCGGCTTCTGGGCAACCACCTGTTCGACCGGGTGCGCAAGGTCGGCCTGATACGGGCAAGCTTCGCGCTCACGGCCGCAAGCTGCGTCCTGGCCGCCCTGGCCCGGGACCTCCCCACGGTGTACGCCTCCGCCCTGGTCATGGGCCTGGGCATGGGGGTGGGCACCCCGGCCATGAGCTCGCTGGTCTTCAGCATCTCCGAGCCCAGGTTCAAGGCAGTCAACTCCAACCTGGCCACCATGGCCCAGCAGCTGGGCGGATTCTTCGGCCCCATGCTGGGGGCCGTGGCCGTGCACCATTTCGGCTACACCGGCTTTCTCGCGCTCGGGGCGGCGTCCTGCGTGCTGGCCCTGGCGCTGTGCGAGGTGTTCGCCCGCAAGCGGATGGACCGCCGGCCCTGA
- a CDS encoding CerR family C-terminal domain-containing protein codes for MPLSQPDQQDRRLERGQRTRGRLVEAGLKLFALKGFEAVSIRELAAEGEANAAAISFHFGGKAGLYAAVVDHVTAHLAGVYRQALEPAASLTGDVPPDEAASAVRAMVARLIEALLTTPRSRWTSLLLQREFIDPTRAFERIFSQALEPALDAFARAVEAAGGATRGSLDNKALAFGIFVLASAYSRSRATFLKWSGRLEYAPGDTRELGRIVSDFVLGGLAGSTRPGTPHTL; via the coding sequence ATGCCTTTATCCCAGCCGGATCAACAGGACCGGCGCCTCGAGCGGGGCCAGCGCACCCGGGGCCGCCTCGTGGAGGCCGGGCTCAAGCTCTTCGCCCTGAAAGGGTTCGAGGCCGTCTCCATCCGGGAGCTGGCAGCGGAAGGCGAGGCCAACGCCGCAGCCATCAGCTTCCATTTCGGGGGCAAGGCCGGGCTCTACGCAGCCGTGGTGGATCACGTGACCGCCCATCTCGCCGGAGTGTACCGCCAGGCCCTGGAACCGGCCGCGTCCCTGACCGGGGACGTCCCTCCGGACGAGGCGGCCTCGGCCGTGCGCGCCATGGTGGCCCGCCTGATCGAGGCGCTCTTGACCACTCCCCGGTCGCGCTGGACGAGCCTTCTTCTGCAGCGGGAATTCATCGACCCCACTCGAGCCTTCGAGCGCATCTTCAGCCAGGCCCTCGAGCCCGCCCTGGACGCCTTCGCCCGGGCGGTGGAGGCGGCCGGAGGCGCGACGCGCGGCAGCCTGGACAACAAGGCCCTGGCCTTCGGGATCTTCGTGCTGGCCAGCGCCTACTCCCGCAGCCGGGCTACCTTCCTGAAGTGGTCCGGACGCCTCGAATACGCGCCCGGCGACACGCGGGAACTCGGCCGCATCGTCTCGGATTTCGTCCTCGGCGGCCTGGCCGGGTCCACCCGCCCGGGCACGCCGCACACACTGTAA
- a CDS encoding M15 family metallopeptidase: protein MRLKMLIALILLVLTPALAAREFGVLPRGFVSLREVAPEIVQDMRYHGWHNFLGRPVKGYDAPECILTIDTAKALKAVQDELSASGLGLKVYDCYRPKRAVEDFWVWSKNPDDQQAKAEFYPNVDKKDFFDLGYVAKKSGHSRGSTVDLTIVNLPYKEGEAFTPGQELVPCTASFDWRFKDGSLDMGTGFDCMDELSHSLSTAIPMVAQENRMLLRKIMEKHGFSPYEQEWWHFTLKKEPFPDTYFDFPVSSARQ, encoded by the coding sequence ATGCGCCTGAAGATGCTCATCGCCCTGATCCTGCTCGTTCTGACCCCGGCCCTCGCGGCCAGGGAATTCGGAGTCCTGCCCCGGGGATTCGTCTCCCTGCGCGAGGTGGCCCCGGAGATCGTCCAGGACATGCGCTACCACGGTTGGCACAATTTCCTGGGCCGTCCCGTGAAGGGGTACGACGCCCCGGAATGCATCCTTACCATCGACACCGCCAAGGCCCTCAAGGCCGTGCAGGACGAGCTCAGCGCCTCCGGGCTCGGGCTCAAGGTCTACGACTGCTACCGCCCCAAAAGAGCCGTGGAGGACTTCTGGGTCTGGAGCAAGAATCCCGACGACCAGCAGGCCAAGGCCGAATTCTACCCCAACGTGGACAAGAAGGACTTCTTCGACCTGGGCTACGTGGCCAAGAAATCCGGCCATTCGCGCGGCTCCACCGTGGACCTGACCATCGTGAACCTGCCCTACAAAGAGGGCGAGGCCTTCACCCCGGGACAGGAGCTCGTCCCCTGCACCGCTTCCTTTGACTGGCGCTTCAAGGACGGCTCCCTGGACATGGGCACCGGCTTCGACTGCATGGACGAGCTCTCCCACTCCCTCTCCACGGCCATCCCCATGGTGGCCCAGGAGAACCGCATGCTCCTGCGCAAGATCATGGAAAAGCACGGTTTCTCTCCCTACGAGCAGGAGTGGTGGCACTTCACCCTCAAGAAAGAACCCTTCCCGGACACGTATTTCGATTTCCCGGTGTCGAGCGCCCGGCAGTAG
- a CDS encoding response regulator: MRVLIIDDDPINLLFLSEILGPFAEVDSVSSGQDGVDSFERALAEGNRYDAVLVDIRMPGMDGHQTLQKIRGIERDAGLRTESETAAIMVSAMNDAQNVNRAFFQGGAISFLSKPVDPDLLLGELRKFGLLG; the protein is encoded by the coding sequence ATGCGCGTGCTCATAATTGACGATGACCCAATCAATCTTCTGTTCCTTTCGGAAATCCTCGGTCCGTTCGCCGAGGTGGACTCGGTTTCGTCCGGCCAGGACGGCGTGGACTCCTTCGAGCGCGCCCTGGCCGAGGGCAACCGTTACGACGCCGTGCTCGTGGACATCCGCATGCCCGGCATGGACGGCCACCAGACCCTGCAGAAGATCCGGGGCATCGAACGCGACGCAGGGCTCAGGACCGAATCGGAAACCGCCGCAATCATGGTCTCGGCCATGAACGACGCCCAGAACGTCAACCGGGCCTTCTTCCAGGGCGGGGCCATCAGCTTTCTTTCCAAGCCGGTGGACCCGGACCTGCTCCTTGGCGAGCTTCGCAAGTTCGGCCTGCTCGGCTGA
- a CDS encoding SpoIIE family protein phosphatase: MSVRAKLFLLLLALSVLPVLLLRLNAQHTREELAEDLVHRTQHMLVAKAKAHMRLMVEDHAELWRREGLLLEQTLKIQALEVEKAIARKTPLELTGAYVFAAPLSEIKIQGQITVYEDGTAASTGPSSGGGSSGSGGPASGGQPRMPRRFDGRESLWYRLAMREKGMVWTAPVIDPVTKRVGITLSTPVNDPSGKPVGVTALNAPLSVGGPAREHSLAVSERMKTYMVDYRDPDCATKGLRIIGQAGAEEEVEDGTRGPGSAHHLGMMGLSTPRRLAPDDMSELALVLEDLGKGMSEVRQAEIGNKDYIWAYAPSGVRGLALVLVAPKSDVTADATLASTYIETRFAEQWRETLSIFAAGIAIVTMASWLLSRSLTRPVMDLSRAASRLGEGDFEARVEPSGGREMEELGRVFNSMAPKLKDFTRLTAAMALASEVHRRLIPAGLPAIAGMDMAAASVSCEEVGGDSFDVIPAAHGEPEITAMLVGDVSGHGLDAALLMATARAFLRMGAGQPGDASDVVAAVNRLLCLDTGGSGRFMTLFYLEAAPGRGRMRWVRAGHDPAILYSPARDAFEELGGSGIPLGVVEDRRFETSSRAWLAPGEVLLIGSDGLWEARGPDGSMFGKERVREVLRRSSGLAAKEVLDALFQALDQFKQGLPAEDDVTLLVLKAAPKEDA, from the coding sequence GTGAGCGTCCGGGCCAAGCTGTTCCTCCTGCTGCTGGCCCTTTCCGTGCTCCCCGTGCTTTTGCTGCGCCTGAACGCCCAGCACACCCGCGAGGAGCTGGCCGAGGACCTCGTCCACCGCACCCAGCACATGCTGGTGGCCAAAGCCAAGGCCCACATGCGCCTCATGGTGGAGGACCACGCCGAGCTGTGGCGGCGCGAGGGCCTGCTCCTCGAACAGACGCTCAAGATCCAGGCCCTGGAAGTGGAGAAGGCCATCGCCCGCAAGACGCCGTTGGAGCTCACCGGGGCCTACGTCTTTGCCGCACCGCTCTCGGAGATCAAGATCCAGGGACAGATCACGGTCTATGAGGACGGCACGGCGGCCTCCACGGGACCGTCTTCCGGAGGGGGCTCTTCGGGATCGGGCGGACCGGCTTCCGGCGGACAGCCCCGCATGCCCCGGCGTTTCGACGGGCGCGAGTCCTTGTGGTACCGCCTGGCCATGCGCGAGAAGGGCATGGTCTGGACCGCTCCGGTTATCGACCCAGTGACCAAACGGGTGGGCATCACCCTGTCCACCCCCGTGAACGACCCCTCGGGAAAGCCCGTGGGCGTCACGGCCCTCAACGCTCCGCTGTCCGTGGGCGGCCCGGCCAGGGAGCATTCCCTGGCCGTTTCCGAACGGATGAAGACCTACATGGTGGACTACCGTGATCCCGACTGCGCCACCAAGGGGCTGCGCATCATCGGACAGGCAGGGGCGGAGGAAGAGGTTGAGGACGGCACGCGAGGCCCGGGTTCGGCCCACCATCTGGGCATGATGGGGCTTTCCACTCCGCGCAGGCTTGCCCCCGACGACATGTCCGAGCTTGCCCTGGTGCTTGAGGACCTGGGCAAGGGGATGAGCGAGGTCCGTCAAGCGGAGATCGGGAACAAGGATTACATCTGGGCCTACGCGCCCTCGGGCGTGCGCGGCCTGGCCCTGGTGCTGGTGGCCCCCAAGAGCGACGTCACCGCCGACGCGACCCTGGCGTCCACATACATCGAAACCCGTTTCGCCGAACAATGGCGGGAAACCCTGTCCATCTTCGCGGCCGGAATCGCCATCGTCACCATGGCCTCTTGGCTCTTGTCGCGCTCGCTGACACGTCCTGTCATGGATCTTTCGCGGGCGGCGTCACGCCTGGGCGAGGGCGACTTCGAGGCCCGCGTGGAGCCCTCCGGCGGACGCGAGATGGAGGAACTGGGCCGGGTGTTCAACTCCATGGCTCCCAAGCTCAAGGACTTCACCCGCCTCACCGCCGCCATGGCCCTGGCCAGCGAGGTCCACCGCCGCCTGATTCCGGCGGGGCTGCCCGCCATAGCGGGCATGGACATGGCCGCCGCCAGCGTCTCCTGCGAGGAGGTGGGAGGAGACTCCTTCGATGTGATCCCCGCCGCCCACGGCGAACCGGAAATCACGGCCATGCTGGTGGGCGACGTCTCCGGCCACGGCCTGGACGCTGCCCTGCTCATGGCCACGGCCCGGGCCTTCCTGCGCATGGGCGCGGGCCAGCCCGGCGACGCCTCGGACGTGGTCGCGGCCGTCAACCGCCTGCTGTGCCTGGACACGGGCGGGTCCGGCCGGTTCATGACCCTTTTCTACCTGGAAGCCGCCCCCGGCCGGGGCCGCATGCGCTGGGTCCGGGCCGGGCACGATCCGGCCATCCTCTACTCCCCGGCCCGCGACGCCTTCGAGGAACTGGGCGGTTCGGGCATTCCCCTGGGCGTGGTGGAGGACCGGCGTTTCGAGACTTCATCGCGCGCCTGGCTCGCCCCCGGGGAGGTGCTGCTCATCGGCTCCGACGGGCTGTGGGAGGCGCGCGGCCCGGACGGGTCCATGTTCGGCAAGGAGCGCGTGCGCGAGGTGCTGCGCCGTTCATCCGGGCTTGCCGCCAAAGAGGTGCTGGACGCGCTGTTTCAGGCGCTGGACCAGTTCAAACAGGGCCTGCCTGCCGAGGACGACGTGACTCTCCTCGTGCTCAAGGCCGCCCCCAAGGAGGATGCCTGA
- a CDS encoding ATP-dependent helicase, whose product MPIDFKSQLNPAQLEAVMTTDGPVLVIAGAGSGKTRTLVHRLARLVSLGVEPSSILLLTFTRKAAQEMLHRAEKLLGMALGGVQGGTFHAFSFATLRRHPQAAGYPGTLTIMDRGDAEEVMGHVISDLGAGKGDKSFPKKGFVLELVSKSRNKELSVHEVLSRESYQLLPHAQALEEIADEYRIYKENHGLLDYDDMLFTLERALVRNPDLLEQLRARHRYIMVDEYQDTNLVQARLVKLLAGEAGNVMAVGDDAQSIYAFRGANVENILSFPRIFEGTRIVRLEQNYRSTQPILDLTNDILRHAKDRFDKNLFSERLDGPKPEIVKAYSDQTQARLAVEKIREFRRTYLPCEIAVLFRAGYQSYGLELALNKEGFAFQKFGGLRFSEAAHVKDAVAYLRVVHNPRDVVAFKRVLTLVPKVGEKTALKIAAAVRDGDHGFIEAQRKKNAGLHALFAFLEELRSDPGGPAALLERAVVFYTPTLTAVHPEDYPRRLAGLEQLGQIAASYAHLEAFLADLALENPEEERKGVREDAVVLSTVHSAKGLEWPAVIILDMVDDRFPSRHALARPEDLEEERRLLYVACTRAKDHLTLFVPGTVYNRAGGGSQPAMPSLFVRELPRELYTELRETFSGALARPGAADDALQMSSTSASFSAARREALAETTRPLSEPLAPPQFTSSPEASGNGSLGFCRHRIFGRGKIVARLGDGKSRVNFPGFGMKVILDEYLEMEP is encoded by the coding sequence ATGCCCATTGATTTCAAGAGCCAGTTGAACCCCGCCCAGCTCGAGGCCGTGATGACCACGGACGGCCCGGTTTTGGTCATCGCCGGAGCGGGATCGGGCAAGACGCGCACCCTGGTGCACCGCCTGGCCAGGCTCGTGAGCCTGGGCGTTGAGCCCTCCTCCATCCTTCTGCTCACCTTCACCCGCAAGGCCGCCCAGGAGATGCTCCACCGGGCCGAGAAGCTTCTGGGCATGGCCCTGGGCGGGGTGCAGGGCGGCACGTTCCACGCCTTCTCCTTTGCCACGCTCAGGCGCCACCCTCAGGCAGCCGGATACCCCGGCACGCTGACCATCATGGACCGGGGCGACGCCGAGGAGGTCATGGGCCACGTCATTTCCGACCTGGGGGCGGGCAAGGGCGACAAGAGCTTCCCCAAGAAGGGCTTCGTGCTGGAACTCGTCAGCAAGTCGCGCAACAAGGAACTCTCGGTCCACGAGGTGCTCTCGCGCGAGTCCTACCAGCTATTGCCCCATGCCCAGGCCCTGGAGGAAATCGCTGACGAGTACCGCATCTACAAGGAAAACCACGGCCTGCTCGACTACGACGACATGCTCTTCACCCTGGAGCGGGCCCTGGTGCGGAACCCCGACCTTTTGGAGCAGCTGCGCGCCCGCCACCGCTACATCATGGTGGACGAATACCAGGACACCAACCTGGTCCAGGCGAGGCTGGTGAAGCTCCTGGCGGGCGAAGCGGGCAACGTCATGGCCGTGGGCGACGACGCCCAGTCCATCTACGCCTTCCGGGGTGCCAACGTGGAGAACATCCTCTCGTTCCCCCGCATCTTCGAGGGTACGCGCATCGTGCGCCTGGAGCAGAACTACCGTTCCACCCAGCCCATCCTGGACCTGACCAACGACATCCTGCGCCACGCCAAGGACCGCTTCGACAAAAACCTCTTCTCCGAGCGCCTGGACGGACCCAAGCCCGAGATCGTCAAGGCGTACTCCGACCAGACCCAGGCCCGCCTGGCGGTGGAGAAGATCCGCGAGTTCAGGCGCACCTACCTGCCCTGCGAGATCGCCGTGCTGTTCCGGGCCGGATACCAGTCCTACGGGCTTGAACTGGCGCTCAACAAGGAGGGCTTCGCCTTCCAGAAGTTCGGCGGCCTGCGCTTCTCCGAGGCGGCCCACGTCAAGGACGCCGTGGCCTACCTGCGCGTGGTGCACAACCCGCGCGACGTGGTGGCCTTCAAGCGTGTGCTGACCCTGGTGCCCAAGGTGGGCGAGAAGACGGCCCTCAAGATCGCGGCCGCTGTGCGCGACGGCGACCACGGCTTCATCGAGGCCCAACGCAAGAAGAACGCCGGACTGCACGCCCTGTTCGCCTTCCTGGAGGAACTCCGATCCGATCCGGGGGGACCGGCGGCCCTGCTCGAGCGGGCCGTGGTCTTCTACACCCCCACGCTCACCGCCGTGCACCCCGAGGACTATCCCCGCCGCCTGGCCGGGCTCGAACAGCTGGGGCAGATCGCCGCGTCCTACGCGCACCTGGAGGCGTTTCTGGCCGACCTGGCCCTGGAAAACCCCGAGGAGGAACGCAAGGGCGTGCGCGAGGACGCTGTGGTGCTCTCCACCGTGCACTCGGCCAAAGGCCTGGAATGGCCCGCCGTCATCATCCTGGACATGGTGGACGACCGTTTCCCCTCCCGGCACGCCCTGGCCCGGCCCGAAGACCTCGAAGAGGAGCGGCGGCTTCTCTACGTGGCCTGCACCCGCGCCAAGGACCACCTGACCCTCTTCGTGCCCGGCACCGTCTACAACCGGGCCGGCGGCGGCTCCCAGCCGGCCATGCCCAGCCTCTTCGTGCGCGAGCTGCCCCGCGAACTCTACACCGAGCTGCGCGAGACCTTTTCCGGCGCCCTGGCCCGGCCCGGCGCGGCGGACGACGCTCTTCAGATGTCCTCCACTTCGGCTTCCTTTTCCGCCGCCCGCCGCGAGGCTCTGGCCGAGACCACCCGCCCCCTGTCCGAACCTCTCGCCCCGCCGCAGTTCACTTCCTCCCCCGAGGCCTCCGGCAACGGCTCCCTGGGCTTCTGCCGCCACCGCATCTTCGGCCGGGGCAAGATCGTGGCCCGCCTGGGCGACGGCAAGTCCCGGGTGAACTTCCCGGGTTTCGGCATGAAGGTCATCCTGGACGAATACCTGGAGATGGAGCCGTGA